The following nucleotide sequence is from Halodesulfovibrio sp. MK-HDV.
ACATCCGCTCCATCTTCATTTCTTTCTACAATAGCGTCACGGGCATTAATTACCAGATTCAGCAACACCTGCTGCAACTTGTTGTGCTGTGCAGTAATGTACGGCAGTGCCGGATCAAGTTCTGTGACAATATGAACATCTTCAATAAGGAATTGCCTGCTGAGTAATGAAACAACAGACCCTACCGGCTCGTTCAAATTAACGTCTTCAAGCAGTAAATCTGCCTTTCGACCGAACGACCTGAGTGTATTAATGATGTCAGAAGCCCTGTCTACCTGAGTGCTTATTTCTGTAATCACCTGTACATATTGTTCTTGCGGGATTTCAATACCCTGCTCATGTACCATGGTTAAGAAATCGCTGCCCATACGGATAGCATTCAATGGCTGATTAAGCTCATGTGCAACCCCTGTGGACATTTCACCAAGAGACTTCATTTTAGATGCCTGAATAAGCTGGGCATCTTTTTCTACAAGATCGGTAACATCCGTTGTAGCAACAATTATTGCAGGACGAGTACGATAGCTAATGAGACACGCAGTTACGTTGACGTACATCGGAATGTTACCGTTACGTAAATGCACAACACGCGCGGACTTCATCGCCTCTGCGCATAAATCATCATTGTTAAAGTATTCAAAGCATTCTTTTGCATGCTCTTCACCCAGAACTGAATATCGCATACCGACCAGTTCATCACGGGAATACCCGTAGATTTCTTCTGTTCGCGGGTTTGCGTCCACAAGTTGCTGTGTAAGTACATCCACAACAAAAATAGGGTCAGGACCACTGCGGAACAAGGAACGGTAGGTACTTTCAGATTCCTGCAATCGACGACGGTACAAGCGAATAGACCACACCATGTTTCGGAAGGACGTGGTTAACTGCTGTACTTCATCGCCATCGCTCGGTTCATTATAGAATGCACACTTCTTACAACGGTGCGGCCTGGCTCCCGCTTTCGATCCCGCTCGCTGTTCATCAAAATGCCAGCAAGGGAGATCCGTATCGTGGAAGGCAGGACACGCTATTTGCTCCTCAGTATTCATAAGATCTGAAGAGCTAAAATTACCCCGCGACAAATCATCAGATATCTTCGTCAGCGTCATGACAGGATCAGCAATATATTTTGTTAACCTGTGACTGACCCAGAAAGTAATAATAATGACTGCGGAAATAAATCCTAAGAACATTGCGCGCAACTTACCAACGAGGTTATCTATATGCGCCTTAGATAACCCCACATGAACCGTACCTATTTGGTAAATACCCTCTTTAATGGGTACTGCAATATCATACGCTTCATGCTCTCCAAGTGGCACAACCTCCACACTCTTCTCCACCCTTTCGGTTACGGGGTTAACACCCTTTAACCTTTTAGGAAACGGAGTGGTAAAAGTATGGCTAAGTATTTTTCCGTTTTTTCCTTCAACGTAAATATACGCAACGAGATTTCTACGCTCGTTGAGTTGCTTTTCATCAAAAAGAACATTCAGCAAATGGTCTGTGTCATTCTCTAGAATATATTCTGTGCCACGCGTTGCAACACTGTGCGCGATGGCTGTACCCCGCATTTCCAGTTCCTGAGTCAAACCGGAAATAAGAATCCAACGCGCGAGCAAAGCAATAGTGCCGCTGATGAGCAGAATAACTATCAGAATAGAAAAGAAGAATTTATTCTTCAAACTAAGCTGTGCAAATTTTGAGCGAATCATTGCTTAACAGGCTCCTCAAGTTTGACCAAAGCTCTACGCTTCAACAATAGGTCTGTGTCGTCAATCAATTTAAATTCGCCATTCTCTAACACGGTATAATACACCATATCCAAGCCCTGATGATCTTTAGGCGTAAACGCCACAGATGCATAACCGCCAAGCGGAAATTCCTCCATGGATTCTAGCGCATTCATAAAACTTTCACGGGTCAAATTTCTTCCTGCTCTACGCAGTCCCTCAACCAATACCCGTGCATTCAGGTAGCCCTCAAGACCAACCGCATTAGGAACGTCGTCCGGATAAAATTCATTCAAATGACGTACATAATCGTCCGCAATCCCCATCAGGTCTCGAACCTGAGGTGCAGACGGAGGAGGAACAACTTGTGAAACAAGCACCTCTCCCTTTATGTCGTCCGGCAGACGTCTGGCAAGCTCTTCCGCACCAACAAAAGACAAATTAAAAAACGCGGCGTCCAGCCCGAGAGCGTCCGCTTTTTTTATAAATTCTGCACATGGCTCGTACGTACCGACAAGCACAACAGCATCCGGTTGAGCACCGACTATACGCTGTAACGCTTCATCAATATCAATTCCGCCACGAACATATGAGCCACGCGCAACAGGCGCAAGCCCTACTTCACGCAAAGCAAGCTCAGTCCCCATAAGACCGTCAAATCCATACGCATCGTATTGATAAAAAACTGCAACGCGCTTGTACTTCATACGAGACACAAGCAAATCAACAGCGGCTTTTGTTTCCTGATAGTAGGATGCGCGAATATTAAAGACATATGGATTGAAAGGCACACGCAAGGCATTGGCACCTGTAAAGGCTCCAACTAGCGGTATTTTGGCATCTTCTATCAAAGGTAAGACACGTACAGTGGTAGGGGTTCCTACAAAACCGAAGAGAGAAAAGACGTTGCCGCTACTAATAAGCTGATGTGTATTAGCAAGGCATCTGGTCGGGTCATACCCGTCATTGATGGCCTGCAACGTGATGAGCCGGCCGTGTACGCCCCCAAGAGCGTTGACATTGCGTAAATAGCTTAACGCACCACGCAAGGTTTGCGTGCCCAGGTAACTAGCGTGCCCCTCGAGGGCAAGCGAGGAACCAAGGGTGATTTCAGTGGAAGAGACACCTGGCACCATGGCATGCTGTCCAGTTTTTTTCACTTCCGTTTCACATCCCAGCAGTACAAAACAAAGTACTGCCCAAGCCGCAAACTTGAATGCTTCACGCATACACTCTCCCTAGAAAAGCAGGAAAAAACAATGGGACCCTTCTTATATGATGTATACTCTCAGGTAGTTATTCGCAAGTTGTTTGTGAATCAAAGCTGACTCTTACAGACTTCCTACGTTGACATATACAGTATTTTGCAAATTTTATAACACTTAATAATTTCACGTTTTTGATTGTGCAACCAACTAAAAAGAATGTAGTTCTTGCGGTAGTGTCATTTTAGCAGTAAGTAGGCTGTATGCAAGAAACAGCAGTTTTCGACCTTTCAATGCTTGATTCTGAAGAAGCAGCATTAGAATACCTTCTTTCTTTTTGTTGGCCTTCTGGTGTACGGTTTTGTCCAAGATGTGGACAACACAAACTTTACACTTTGTCGGGGGGTCGCTATCGCTGTGCAACTTGCAAATATACATTTCAGGATTTCAGCGGCCGCTGGATTAACAACGGCAGCCTGTCTCCTTCCACATGGCTCCATCTGGCACACATGTTCCTACAGGAATACACTGTGCACGAACTGGCACAAGAAGTTAATCTTTCCTACAACGCTGCCTACAAAGCAGTAACAACCATTCGTTTCGCCCTGCTTGCGCACGCAACTGATGCGCGCCAGCTTCTCGGGCCGGAAACCGGTCTTGGTAAATACATCAACGGAAAGAAACTCACCGGTGCACCGCCACCTAGAGCCAAGGGTGCCATCCCTGTTTTCGGAATTATGGAACGAAACGGCTGGGTCTTCATTGACCTTGTCAGTGGCATAGAGGCAGAAACTGTCTTCCACTTCAACCATAGCTTCCACCTTACGCTCTTCCGCGCCGGTAACATTATATACACGGGTAAATACCGTCAGTATGATGCACTTATCCTGTGCGGAGACGATTCCCTGCCGTATGAATACATACGAAAATACAATCACGACTTCCCGATTAAAGAAGGCTCCTTCTGGGAATTCGGTCACTCCCGTCTTAAGCGCTTCAAGGGTATCACCCCACAGCGTTTCCCGCTCTACCTCAAGGAACTTGAGTTCCGCTACAACAATAAAGAGGGCGACATTCTTTCCCTTTTATTGAACCAGTTGTGCGACCTTGTTCCTGACTTTGACCCTTTCAAGAAGTAAGTAATCACAGTAAAATTTCAACATGTTAGACACTTACGTCTCATATGGTGTCAAACTGTGCGTATATATTGTGCCAGACCGTGCGTAATTGATTTTCGTCATATCACAACATACTGATTTTACAGGCTATACACCGTATACCGAGTGCAGTAGACCTTCTAAGTTCGTTTCTTTTGTCGAATGCTTTCTTTCGTCGCTAATATACCTCCATCATAACGATTACATCGTGTCTCCAACACTGTGATCATTTTGGAAGGGGTTTTTTGTTATGGAACGTAGAAATCGTTCGCAACACAATGAAGCAAAGTTGCTTCCTTTTTCAGGACTCGGGATATCCTTATCCTGCGTTAGTACGCGTGCAGCGTTGTGTGAACTTACGCCCATCCCAACTGGAAAAGTGTCCTCTATTCGACCATTGCTTTCTGAATACATACCGATCTGTAACGGATACGGCTCCGGATTCAGCATGTTAATTGCGCTTGGTCGTGAAATTAGAGGCCGATGACAACTCTTCATTACTAGGAGGAACAATGACAGTCTCCCGTAGGCAATTCCTCAAGCTTTCTGCAGGCGCTGCCACCGCGTCTGCATTTGGCGGACTTGGCATTTCTTTAAAGCCAACCGTCGCGAGAGCTGAGCTCCAAAAGCTTAAATGGGCTAAACAGACAACGTCCGTATGTTGTTACTGTGCTGTAGGCTGCGGCCTTATTGTACACACGGCTAAAGACGGTGAAGGCCGTGCAATCAACGTAGAAGGCGATCCGGATCATCCGATCAACGAAGGTTCCCTTTGTGCGAAAGGCGCGTCCATCTGGCAGCTCGCAGAAAATGCAAACCGACCACAAACTCCATTATACCGTGCTCCTAACAGCGGAGAATGGAAGCCAGTTTCATGGGACTGGGCACTCACTGAAATCGCTAAACGTGTCAAAAAGACTCGTGACAAATCTTTCCAGCTCAAAAACGACAAAGGCGAACAAGTTAACCGTACCGAAGCAATCGCTTCTGCGGGCTCAGCAGCTATGGATAACGAAGAGTGCTGGGCATATCAGTCATTACTCAGATCTCTCGGCTTGGTGTACGTAGAACACCAAGCACGTATCTGACACAGCGCAACTGTAGCGGCTCTGGCAGAGTCGTTTGGACGCGGTGCGATGACAAACCACTGGATCGACCTTAAGAACAGTGACTGTGTATTAATCATGGGCAGTAACGCTGCCGAAAACCATCCGATTTCTTTTAAATGGGTGATGAAAGCTAAAGACAAGGGCGCAACACTTATCCACGTTGACCCTCGCTTTACCCGTACTTCCGCTAAGTGTGATGTATATGCTCCTATTCGCTCCGGTGCGGATATTCCGTTCCTTGGCGGTCTGGTCAAATACATCCTCGATAATAACAAATTCTTCCACGAGTATGTTGTTAACTATACCAACGCATCATTTGTAGTTGGTAAAGACTTTGAATTTAATGACGGTTTATTCTCCGGCTTCGATCCGAAGAAAAGTTCCTACGACAAGTCAAAATGGGCTTTTGAAATGGATGACAAAGGTGTACCGGTTCGTGATGAATCGCTCAAAAACCCGCGTTGTGTATTTAACCTGCTTAAAAAGCACTTTGAACGTTATGACGTAGATACCGTCTCCACCGTTACCGGAACTCCTAAAGAAGATATTCTTAAAGTTTACGAAACATACGCAGCATCCGGTGTTCCAGATAAGTCTGCAACCATCATGTACGCAATGGGCTGGACTCAGCACACTGTCGGCGTTCAGAACATCCGCACAATGGCCATGGTGCAGCTCCTCCTTGGCAACATCGGCGTAGCCGGTGGTGGCGTGAACGCCTTGCGTGGTGAATCAAACGTACAGGGTTCCACCGACCACTGTCTGCTCGTCCACATTCTGCCTGGCTACCTTGGTACACCTAAGTCCAAATGGTCAGACCTTGCAGCGTACAACAAAAATTGTACTCCTCAGTCTGCAGACCCTATGTCCGCTAACTGGTGGGGCAACAAGCCTAAGTATGTATCCAGCTTTGTAAAAGCAATGTATCCGGAAGCATCGCCTGAAAAAGGCTACGAAATGCTGCCAAAGCTTGATGCACACAAGCAGATGACTGAATACTACTGGCTTTCCATGTTCGAAAAAATGCACAAAGGTCAGTTTGACGGCTTCTTTGCATGGGGACAGAACCCTGCCTGCGGTGGCGCAAACGCCAATAAAAACCGCGAAGCAATGGCAGAACTGGACTGGCTTGTTAACGTAAACATCTTTGACAACGAAACAGCCTCCTTCTGGCGTGGTCCTAAGATGGACCCGAAAGATATTAAGACAGAGGTCTTCTTCCTTCCGTGTGCTGTTTCCATTGAGAAAGAAGGTTCAGTTACAAACTCTGGTCGCTGGATGCAGTGGCGCTACAGAGGACCTAAGCCATACGGACAGACACTTCCTGACGGTGACATCATCCTTAAACTCACCGACAGAATTCAGCAGCTCTACAAAACAGAAGGCGGCGCATATCCTGATCCTATCGTAGGTCTTGGCCTTAACGATTGGCAGAACAGCCATGGTCATTTTGACCCGCATGGTATTGCAAAACTTATCAACGGTTACTTCTTAAAGGATACCGAAGTTAAGGGTAAGCAGTTCAAAAAAGGCCAGCAGGTTCCGAGCTTTGCCTACCTTAAAGATGACGGCTCCACCTGTTCCGGTAACTGGCTCTACTGTGGTTCCTACACAGAAAAAGGCAACATGGCTGCCCGCCGTGACAAAACTCAGAATGGTGCACAGGCAAACATTGGTCTGTACCCTAACTGGGCATGGTGTTGGCCTGTAAACCGTCGTATTCTTTACAACCGCGCATCAGTTGACCTTAACGGTAAACCGTATGCACCTAAGAAAGCGGTTATCGAATGGACTGGTGACAAAACCAAATGGCAAGGCGACATTCCTGATGGCGGCTGGAAACCGGGTACAAAGCACGCATTTATCATGCGTAAGCACGGCTTCGGTCAGATTTACGGACCGGGACGCGCAGACGGACCATTCCCAGAGCACTATGAACCGCTCGAATGTCCAATTGCGAAAAACCCATTCTCTTCCCAGCTGCACAACCCTACTGCTTACCAAATTAGCAGTGAGGAAAAAGCAGTTGCCAACCCGCGCTTCCCTTACGTTGGTACAACCTACCGCGTAACAGAGCACTGGCAGACTGGTCTTATGACCCGTTATCAGGGTTGGTTGATTGAAACAGAGCCACAGTTGTTCTGTGAAATCAGTGAAGAACTTGCGAAGAAAGAAAACATTGATAACGGCGAGACGGTTAACGTTTCCAGCCTACGCGGCAAGCTCGAGTGTGTTGCCATCGTTACCAAGCGCATCAAGCCTTACAAAGTCCATGGTCAGGACGTACATCTCGTTGGCCTGCCTTGGCACTATGGCTGGGTGACACCGAAAAACGGTGGTGATTCTGCAAACCTCCTCACACCTTCTGTGGGCGACCCTAACACCGGTATTCCGGAGACTAAGGCGTTCATGGTTAATGTGAGCAAGATAAAGAGAGCGTAAGCCATGGCTAAAAAATTCCTCGTCGATCTTACACGTTGTACGGCATGTCGTGGTTGTCAGGTAGCGTGTAAGCAATGGAAAAAGCTTCCGGCCGAAGCAACTGTGAACTGGGGCTCCCACCAGAACCCTAGAGATCTGAGCTTCAACACATTGCGGCTCGTCCGCTTTGAGGAAGTCGTTAATGATGGCAAAGTTGACTGGCTGTTTTTCCCTGAGCAGTGTCGTCACTGTTACGAGCCGCCTTGTATGGGGCAGGCTGAACTTGATGACGAACGCGCTGTAGTTCAGGATGAAGAAACCGGTGCTGTTATCTTTACCGAATATACTAGAAATGTTGATGCTGAAGGCGTTCGCGAATCATGTCCGTACGATATTCCACGTAAGGACCCAGCAACGGGACAGCTCTCTAAATGTGACATGTGTATCGACCGTATTCAAAACGGCATGAAGCCGTCCTGCGTTTTATCCTGTCCAACAGGCGCTATGACGTTTGGCGAAGAAGAAGAAATTGATGCACTGGCAAAAGAACGACTCGCGGCTGCGCAAAAGCGTTACCCAGAAGCCGTTCTCGGCGATCCGGACGATGTACGCGTGGTCTACCTATTCCAACAGGACCCAACCAAGTACTTTGAAAAAGCAATTGCAGCGGCTTCACCAAATATGATGAATCGTAAGCAGATGTTTGCACGTCTGCTCGGCACAACAAAAGCATAATAAGTCGCGATCCTGATACGAGGCACGCAGATACCCATCTGCGTGCCTTTTTTTATTTGAAGATAACAATGCTTGATTTTTCCTGAACCGAAGGCGAACATACATTTTTAAACAACGTATTGAGGTTTCCGTCATGAAAGCAGTCAGCATTGTTGGATACAAAAAATCAGGCAAAACTACTCTCACCCGCAAAATTGCAGATGCTCTTGAAGCACGCGGCAAAACCGTGACAATTGCAAAGTTCACTCATTCAGGATTAACAAAACCAGATACCGACACTGGCCACTTTATGAAAGATGGCAGAGCCGTTATCGGTCTCGGTGAAAAAGAGTGCGCAATTCATTGGGGAGAAAAAAAGATGCTTCCTGATATGCTTCCTTTAACACAAGCTGACTATTTGCTCGTCGAAGGCGGCAAAACATTGAGCTGGTTACCGCGTATTGTTCTTCTTCGTGAACCGGAAGAGCAAGAAGCGCTGGATAGAGGTCTCGCAATCGCATCCTTTGGAGATCTCAAAGCGACAGGTGTTCCAAGCTTCACGTCTGCAAACTTTGATGAGCTTGTGGATCGCATTGAAGAAAAGTCATTTATGCTTCCAGCACTCGACTGTGGAGCCTGTGGTGAAGAAACCTGTGAAGCAATCGCTCAAAAGATTGTTGCAGGCAAAGCCACCATGAAGGCGTGCAAGTCCATCAACAACTCCGCAATGACGATCACCGTAAACGGCTCACCAGTCGGGTTGAACCCGTTTGTGGAGAACATTATTCGAGGTTCCATTGAAGGAATGCTCGGTTCCTTAAAGGGATATGCACCGGGCAGCAAAGTAGAAATAAAAATTTCGAAATAAAATACATGAGCCGATCAGGAATCCCTGATCGGCTCTTTTTTTATTTCTCATGCAGAAACAGATGGTTCTGCCAAATCTTGAGTCATATACTTTTTGCCAGACACATTTCAAGCAACGTATTGAACTGATGAGACTGGCTGACATTGTTACGCAACAGAATGCAGCGTGCCAGAAAGAAACTCACAGTCATCACTCGTGATAACGAACTTTTTTTAAAAATCGCTCACCGCATCATCACGGCTTGTATACATTCCGAACAGCTGGTCATAACCGGATATTTCAAAGACTTCCTGAATGTAATCACGCGCACAGCATACAGCCACTTTCCCACCATTCGGATGAAGCTGCTGATATGCCATTACAAGAATGCGAAGGCCTGCACTATTAATGTAATCAAGCTCTTCAAAATCAAATAGCAAGCGTGAGTACCCGCCGCCTATCAATTCTTCCACTTTGACTTCAAGCTCTTTTGTATGGGAACCATCCAGACGGTTGCTCATGGCGAGAACCGTACAATTGGGTAATTCAATGGTTGATAATGCCATATCTGGCTCCTTTCTAATGAGTTTCCGGATCTATTTTTGTACAAATAAGAACATAGTTTTTGCCCGCATGGCGATAGTATGTAAACGAATCCATGAGCTTACGTACGAGGTGAACCCCCATACCTCCCACAGGTTTTCGCCTTTTTTCTATCGGTGTATCCAGCTCTGGTTCCTTTATTTGAGAAATATCAAACGACATTCCGTCATCTATTATCTTAGCGTAAAACACGTCCCGTTCAATGCACACAACAACATCCACCTTTGGTTCCTGTGTGTCTGTAAACGCATAATCAAAAATATTACTTATCAGTTCATCCAATGCGAGAGTGATCTTAAAGACTACAGAAGGCGCAATAGAGCGTTTATCTGCCATTTCATCTATAGCAGATACAAGCTTGATGAATTCATCACGGGAATGAATCACCATTCTATAGCAAATACGCCCGTTACTCATCCTTATCCTTATCCTTCTCTTCTATGAAGAAATCAAGGTTGCAAATAGATACTTCTTCACACCCTTTATTAGCATTTTTATCTTTCTTAATAACCACAAGAGTTACGTCATCTGCATTCGGTACATTCTTTTGCCATGCTTCTACAGCTTCAAGCACGTAGTCTCGTATCTCTTCTGCTGTTTTGGAAGCATGTTTACGAATGACTTCACGTACCCGGTCTTTGCCGTACAAGTCACCGTACCCACCTTTACGAGCTTCCCAGATACCATCCGTGCCTAATAATACGATTGTACCTTGCTGAGTAAGATCAATTTCACTCTCTTCATATTCAAAACGCTCAATAACACCAAGCGGCAAGCCTTTGCCGCGCAGTTCAGTAAATTCTTTTTGTTCCGGCAGATATACTATTGCTGGATCATGTCCTGCTCTAACCCATCGCACGGTATCGCTATCTAACATTATTTCCAGATAAAACAGTGTCATAAACTGCCCAGTACCATGAATATCCTGCGCAAGTAGATTGCTGACCTGAGAAACTCTGCGAGACGCACTTATACGTGTGCACTCTGTATGTACTCTCAACAACGCACGCGCTGTGGTCATCAACAAAGCTGATGCAACACCATGACCG
It contains:
- a CDS encoding ATP-binding protein, translating into MIRSKFAQLSLKNKFFFSILIVILLISGTIALLARWILISGLTQELEMRGTAIAHSVATRGTEYILENDTDHLLNVLFDEKQLNERRNLVAYIYVEGKNGKILSHTFTTPFPKRLKGVNPVTERVEKSVEVVPLGEHEAYDIAVPIKEGIYQIGTVHVGLSKAHIDNLVGKLRAMFLGFISAVIIITFWVSHRLTKYIADPVMTLTKISDDLSRGNFSSSDLMNTEEQIACPAFHDTDLPCWHFDEQRAGSKAGARPHRCKKCAFYNEPSDGDEVQQLTTSFRNMVWSIRLYRRRLQESESTYRSLFRSGPDPIFVVDVLTQQLVDANPRTEEIYGYSRDELVGMRYSVLGEEHAKECFEYFNNDDLCAEAMKSARVVHLRNGNIPMYVNVTACLISYRTRPAIIVATTDVTDLVEKDAQLIQASKMKSLGEMSTGVAHELNQPLNAIRMGSDFLTMVHEQGIEIPQEQYVQVITEISTQVDRASDIINTLRSFGRKADLLLEDVNLNEPVGSVVSLLSRQFLIEDVHIVTELDPALPYITAQHNKLQQVLLNLVINARDAIVERNEDGADVRGRILIRTEYDDEGVSVSVEDNGTGIPDHVAEKVFEPFFTTKATGQGMGLGLAISYGIVREYGGELNIQSAVGDGTCFTVRFPRQEVALAAN
- a CDS encoding ABC transporter substrate-binding protein; this encodes MREAFKFAAWAVLCFVLLGCETEVKKTGQHAMVPGVSSTEITLGSSLALEGHASYLGTQTLRGALSYLRNVNALGGVHGRLITLQAINDGYDPTRCLANTHQLISSGNVFSLFGFVGTPTTVRVLPLIEDAKIPLVGAFTGANALRVPFNPYVFNIRASYYQETKAAVDLLVSRMKYKRVAVFYQYDAYGFDGLMGTELALREVGLAPVARGSYVRGGIDIDEALQRIVGAQPDAVVLVGTYEPCAEFIKKADALGLDAAFFNLSFVGAEELARRLPDDIKGEVLVSQVVPPPSAPQVRDLMGIADDYVRHLNEFYPDDVPNAVGLEGYLNARVLVEGLRRAGRNLTRESFMNALESMEEFPLGGYASVAFTPKDHQGLDMVYYTVLENGEFKLIDDTDLLLKRRALVKLEEPVKQ
- a CDS encoding transposase, yielding MQETAVFDLSMLDSEEAALEYLLSFCWPSGVRFCPRCGQHKLYTLSGGRYRCATCKYTFQDFSGRWINNGSLSPSTWLHLAHMFLQEYTVHELAQEVNLSYNAAYKAVTTIRFALLAHATDARQLLGPETGLGKYINGKKLTGAPPPRAKGAIPVFGIMERNGWVFIDLVSGIEAETVFHFNHSFHLTLFRAGNIIYTGKYRQYDALILCGDDSLPYEYIRKYNHDFPIKEGSFWEFGHSRLKRFKGITPQRFPLYLKELEFRYNNKEGDILSLLLNQLCDLVPDFDPFKK
- the fdnG gene encoding formate dehydrogenase-N subunit alpha, translating into MTVSRRQFLKLSAGAATASAFGGLGISLKPTVARAELQKLKWAKQTTSVCCYCAVGCGLIVHTAKDGEGRAINVEGDPDHPINEGSLCAKGASIWQLAENANRPQTPLYRAPNSGEWKPVSWDWALTEIAKRVKKTRDKSFQLKNDKGEQVNRTEAIASAGSAAMDNEECWAYQSLLRSLGLVYVEHQARIUHSATVAALAESFGRGAMTNHWIDLKNSDCVLIMGSNAAENHPISFKWVMKAKDKGATLIHVDPRFTRTSAKCDVYAPIRSGADIPFLGGLVKYILDNNKFFHEYVVNYTNASFVVGKDFEFNDGLFSGFDPKKSSYDKSKWAFEMDDKGVPVRDESLKNPRCVFNLLKKHFERYDVDTVSTVTGTPKEDILKVYETYAASGVPDKSATIMYAMGWTQHTVGVQNIRTMAMVQLLLGNIGVAGGGVNALRGESNVQGSTDHCLLVHILPGYLGTPKSKWSDLAAYNKNCTPQSADPMSANWWGNKPKYVSSFVKAMYPEASPEKGYEMLPKLDAHKQMTEYYWLSMFEKMHKGQFDGFFAWGQNPACGGANANKNREAMAELDWLVNVNIFDNETASFWRGPKMDPKDIKTEVFFLPCAVSIEKEGSVTNSGRWMQWRYRGPKPYGQTLPDGDIILKLTDRIQQLYKTEGGAYPDPIVGLGLNDWQNSHGHFDPHGIAKLINGYFLKDTEVKGKQFKKGQQVPSFAYLKDDGSTCSGNWLYCGSYTEKGNMAARRDKTQNGAQANIGLYPNWAWCWPVNRRILYNRASVDLNGKPYAPKKAVIEWTGDKTKWQGDIPDGGWKPGTKHAFIMRKHGFGQIYGPGRADGPFPEHYEPLECPIAKNPFSSQLHNPTAYQISSEEKAVANPRFPYVGTTYRVTEHWQTGLMTRYQGWLIETEPQLFCEISEELAKKENIDNGETVNVSSLRGKLECVAIVTKRIKPYKVHGQDVHLVGLPWHYGWVTPKNGGDSANLLTPSVGDPNTGIPETKAFMVNVSKIKRA
- a CDS encoding 4Fe-4S dicluster domain-containing protein; the protein is MAKKFLVDLTRCTACRGCQVACKQWKKLPAEATVNWGSHQNPRDLSFNTLRLVRFEEVVNDGKVDWLFFPEQCRHCYEPPCMGQAELDDERAVVQDEETGAVIFTEYTRNVDAEGVRESCPYDIPRKDPATGQLSKCDMCIDRIQNGMKPSCVLSCPTGAMTFGEEEEIDALAKERLAAAQKRYPEAVLGDPDDVRVVYLFQQDPTKYFEKAIAAASPNMMNRKQMFARLLGTTKA
- a CDS encoding molybdopterin-guanine dinucleotide biosynthesis protein MobB, whose amino-acid sequence is MKAVSIVGYKKSGKTTLTRKIADALEARGKTVTIAKFTHSGLTKPDTDTGHFMKDGRAVIGLGEKECAIHWGEKKMLPDMLPLTQADYLLVEGGKTLSWLPRIVLLREPEEQEALDRGLAIASFGDLKATGVPSFTSANFDELVDRIEEKSFMLPALDCGACGEETCEAIAQKIVAGKATMKACKSINNSAMTITVNGSPVGLNPFVENIIRGSIEGMLGSLKGYAPGSKVEIKISK
- a CDS encoding STAS domain-containing protein, with amino-acid sequence MALSTIELPNCTVLAMSNRLDGSHTKELEVKVEELIGGGYSRLLFDFEELDYINSAGLRILVMAYQQLHPNGGKVAVCCARDYIQEVFEISGYDQLFGMYTSRDDAVSDF
- a CDS encoding ATP-binding protein, giving the protein MSNGRICYRMVIHSRDEFIKLVSAIDEMADKRSIAPSVVFKITLALDELISNIFDYAFTDTQEPKVDVVVCIERDVFYAKIIDDGMSFDISQIKEPELDTPIEKRRKPVGGMGVHLVRKLMDSFTYYRHAGKNYVLICTKIDPETH